In one window of Flavobacteriales bacterium DNA:
- a CDS encoding T9SS type A sorting domain-containing protein, with the protein MNTKTLLSSIVGLSTIALFSFTKNIETIGVYNHFDALYSGGADPGKTGAPGEFNCTQCHGGFAIPNSSVTNITFSGANNKYIPGSTYTITVALPTAPSPKNGFEIVALRNSDDTNIGSFTITDATNTQLRIGGGRTYVTHTSSGNGLTTWNFDWVAPTNPEGDITFYVAANQSDNNGTTSGDEIHLKQLVIQEDASSDVIEQNSIVAIDNSLKIIRHENWINTSLFVEKSQPITTTVMNLNGQVIYTNNTVLTAGENNLNPIDFSQYSRGIYMINYTIDGQIISRKVFI; encoded by the coding sequence ATGAACACAAAAACACTACTATCATCTATAGTTGGTCTATCCACTATAGCCCTTTTTTCTTTTACAAAAAATATTGAAACAATCGGTGTCTATAATCACTTTGATGCTTTATATTCTGGTGGTGCAGATCCAGGAAAAACTGGAGCTCCAGGAGAATTTAATTGTACACAATGTCATGGGGGATTTGCCATACCTAATTCTTCTGTTACCAATATTACTTTTTCTGGTGCTAATAACAAATACATTCCAGGATCAACGTATACCATTACTGTAGCATTACCAACCGCACCTTCTCCCAAAAACGGTTTTGAAATTGTCGCACTAAGAAATTCTGATGATACCAATATAGGTTCTTTTACCATTACAGATGCTACAAATACGCAATTGAGAATTGGAGGTGGTCGAACTTATGTTACGCATACTTCTTCTGGAAATGGTTTAACAACTTGGAATTTTGATTGGGTTGCTCCAACTAATCCAGAAGGCGATATTACTTTTTATGTAGCAGCCAATCAATCCGATAATAATGGAACAACTTCTGGTGACGAAATTCACCTCAAACAATTAGTGATTCAAGAAGATGCTTCTAGTGACGTAATTGAACAAAACTCAATAGTAGCTATTGACAATAGTTTAAAAATTATTCGTCATGAGAATTGGATTAACACTTCACTTTTTGTAGAAAAATCTCAACCAATTACTACCACTGTTATGAACCTTAATGGCCAGGTAATTTATACCAATAATACTGTTTTAACAGCAGGTGAAAATAATTTAAACCCCATTGATTTTAGCCAATATTCAAGAGGTATATATATGATCAACTATACAATTGATGGTCAAATTATTTCAAGAAAAGTGTTTATTTAA
- a CDS encoding ATP-binding protein, producing the protein MPTELLSYAQKINFPSQAENIHLVEKLVDEVCDELKVQEDNYGNILIALTEAVNNAIHHGNQLDASKETTVSCTTEEHKITFKVEDEGKGFNFYDLPDPTSPENIENPNGRGIFLMKNLADEINFDNDGRVVELTFHIL; encoded by the coding sequence ATGCCAACAGAATTACTTTCCTACGCGCAAAAAATAAACTTTCCATCACAAGCTGAAAACATTCACCTTGTCGAAAAATTAGTCGATGAAGTATGTGATGAATTAAAAGTACAAGAAGATAACTACGGAAATATTTTAATAGCGCTTACTGAGGCTGTTAACAATGCAATACATCACGGCAATCAATTGGATGCTTCTAAAGAAACAACTGTAAGCTGTACTACTGAAGAACACAAAATAACTTTTAAAGTTGAAGATGAGGGTAAAGGTTTTAATTTTTATGATTTACCTGATCCAACAAGTCCAGAAAATATTGAAAACCCCAATGGTAGAGGAATTTTTCTCATGAAAAATTTAGCCGACGAAATTAATTTTGACAATGATGGTAGAGTGGTAGAATTAACTTTTCATATCTTATAA